The Herbiconiux sp. SALV-R1 nucleotide sequence GTGGCCGCACTGGCCCTGACCGCCTGCTCCGGCGGGGGAGGCGACTCCACAGACGGCGCCACGACCGGCACCCTGAACTTCTACACCGACAAGGCGGCCTGGGAGCCCGACTTCGACACGCTCAGCGAGACCTCCTCGGGCGATGTCGACATCGAGCTCAACACCACGGGGTACTCGGATGCGAACCAGTACGACGCGTTCATCCGCCAGTCGTTCCGCACCAACAAGAGCCCCGGGCTCTTCAGCTGGCACACCGGGTCGTCACTCAAGGAGCTCGTCGACGAGAATCTGGTCGCCGAGACGACCGACATCTGGACCAAGGCCATCGACGACGGCTACGTCAGCGAAGACCTGAAGAAGTACTACACGATCGACGGCAAGCAGTACTGCGTGCCGATGAACATCGCCTACTGGATCATGTACTACAACAAGGCGATCTTCGACGAGAACGGGCTCGACAAGCCCACCACGTGGGAGGAGCTGATGGACGATGCCGCGACCCTCAAGGCGAACGGCGTGACGCCGTTCTACCAGACCAGCGTGCTGTTCACCTTTCCGTGGTTCCAGCAGCTCGTCGCCGGCACCGACCCGGAGCTCTACAACGGCCTCTCGACCGGCGAGGTGAAGTACACCGACCCGCGGATCGTCGACATCATGAACGTGTGGCTCGACCAGCAGAAGCAGGGTTGGTTCAGTGATGCCGGCA carries:
- a CDS encoding ABC transporter substrate-binding protein; this encodes MKSTPRRMGVLATVSVAALALTACSGGGGDSTDGATTGTLNFYTDKAAWEPDFDTLSETSSGDVDIELNTTGYSDANQYDAFIRQSFRTNKSPGLFSWHTGSSLKELVDENLVAETTDIWTKAIDDGYVSEDLKKYYTIDGKQYCVPMNIAYWIMYYNKAIFDENGLDKPTTWEELMDDAATLKANGVTPFYQTSVLFTFPWFQQLVAGTDPELYNGLSTGEVKYTDPRIVDIMNVWLDQQKQGWFSDAGSTTDPAVMLKQGDMAMINFGSFFGASLDAAGMTQGTDYDFFVIPAVDASVTPNPVAVETGPLCTAENSPQRDLGMAFAEWWMSPEAQTAWSDARGDVPFNPKATVANESLSELGTSVATDDQLVERYFEATPTPILTVALEQFGAFNANPGDPLPFLQKIQDAADAYWADQN